TATttacgacctttgacctcgtTTGGCAATTTAAGTTTACTTAGCTGATTTAAGCGAAAACACAGATACTTGGTGGTTATGTTAAATACCCCGTTATTTCATACATGGATATGTCGTAGCTAGATGCTCGGAATGGGAAATGGCATAATCACATGTATGAATATCACGGAGTAGGCCAAAGGTAccagaaattaaaaaatagaTCCTCAGAAAATTTAGTTCCTCTTCATGATCATCCACTTGTCTACGGAGGCCTCTTAGACTGTTTAAagtaaagttttgtttttaccAAGTAATGGTAGTATATGCCATCACTAATTAAGTCacatatgtaaatgtcatgCTATTTGTGTACTAAGATGTCGTTACAGGCGTCAGATAGCCCTACATACAAGAATCATTCTTAGTGAAAGATTTTCAAttatttgataatgtgataCACATTCAAGACGTTCAACTTACACTGACATTTCAGAGtgaaaaatacacattggagaCATGCATACATTACACTTGTTATGTGAGGTGAATGCCAATCAAAAAGAGCAGAACAGATAAAGTTACAAGTGTGTTGGGTGATAGCACCAGGATTATATATCTTCATGAATTGTTTGATAGTGTGGTAACTAAAAGAAGTGACCCATGTGTGTTAGATTAAAGGGAATAAGAGATTAAAAGCTTAAATGGAATGATAGTAAAATGTATCAACCTGTTTAGGCAGAAATGAGAAGAAAAACATTTCCCccaataacatgacttcagaaaaaaggtcggaattttatttaatttaatatttaatattttttaatcagttctacccaaagacaagatactcattggtcacaatacttccgtaaGAGTTGATGAGGTGTACAAGAAGTAAACGAAGACAATtatatgtgattcagaagtagaaaaacataataattatgcagactgtgctgttatagacTGAAATGACATACGACGAAAATCGTAAACCCTGACacaaaacgtcgcctggctcgacaaaaatctcgctaacattgctacagctttttgtctggctagacaaactATCTCTTCGAAGTTGTAAATCTTCTCGTCTGGCACAACAACActctaattaatatttccacacgtctggctcgacaagaactgaattacaattgattcattttagtcaattgaatGTCTCAAGGAATGCGCCAACCTTAAGTTTACCAGGGACGTACATATTTGGCgatgatctcctaagataatggtagtTCACACAATGAAAGTGTAACAGtattggtaaagatgtttgtcacgccagacgattgacgaaacgctgttaatgagatttttgtcaagccaggcGTTTTGTTGCAGGCTTTGTGGTTTTCGTTGTAGTTTTTCTCTTTTTCCAGagaatgtgattttaaaaaaagtaaccacagatactttggcaagaaaatgcaaatagaagtaaattgtcataattttagaTTTTTGCATGTGAAAACCGTTTAGAGTGAATGGTTTAAACTAAGGTAGGTCGTGTTATAGGAAACAcgctattttttatttggcctcagTAAACATCTCCTGAAATGCTAAAACTATTCAACGGCTCTAATTAGATCTACAATATCGTAAATAGCTCAGGAACTGAAAACACCAGACATGTATTCTCAGATAATTCTTAAAAACTTATGAAACATTACGGTACACCATGTATTGTTAAGTTATGAAAGCGACCTTTCTTAGGGTTTACTTCTGCTCAGTTTTGTCATAACACTTGTCAACAGAATACCACAACTAGGGCATGGTGAAATATACTTTGTCTTTGGTATTTGAATACCGCACGAATAAACCGTGATGTTCTTCAGAGACGCGCTGTGGTCTAAAAAGATTACGACATTTTTTCTGCAACGTTATCATCAAGCCACACGCGTTATTTTGTTATTGCTAGAATTCAAGGTTATTATACGaacaatttgttttatctttCTCTGAGTATAAATAAAGGTTATATTTCACAAGCAACCTGCAGGATTTGATGGGTACCAAACAATGCATAAGGAGACTAGGGATCTATATAGGAAGTGGCAGGGGGCAATTTATGTCCGAAAGAAGAAGCCTACAGTGAATTGAGAAGGGGTTGCAACTGTCACATCACACGCATACCACCAGGGCCTCAATTCCGACGCATTGGTCAATATCCACGTGACGCCATTAACACCTGGTGAGAACCCTTAGTCCACTGAAAGTCAATCGAGTCTAGACGAAATGTTTAACAAGTAACATTTCCTGCTTGTGATGAAATAACCTTTatttgtatcatgaaacaaagcTGATAAATGTCCTTGGATTTCTCTCAGTAGATTTGAACGCGATGTACAGTCAACGACCGAAGCAGGTATGTCGACAACGGCTTGGATTGACGATGAAAGTCCTATTGGTGATGGGGAGAAGATATTGGACTCGGAGCTTACTAAAGTGCTGGATTCGATCATCAACAAATCTGATATGAGAATAAGACCGAATGCTCAAGGTAAGAAGTCccgtatgcaaatgtacatgtctatataAACTAATGCCGTATGACTAAATACGTGTAAAGTCATTTCCCCCCTTTCTCAGTGAATTCATATTGCCATCCTAAAGTGGTCatatatggatgacaaattgcTATCTATTTTAGATGTTTTTTATTCATGAAACAACTCTATTTTTTCcgacttgaaaaaaaacaacattgcgaaacaacatataccaagtccatgtttgtaattcaataaattgtaaaaagctagaaagtgtctgaacagtttgtaattgtatgtacaataacaaatattttacacattgtaaaaatgtgttggtaatttattttgttacaaacaaggacttggtatatgatGATTCACATTGCtgtttcaagtaggaaaatataataaagttatttatGAATAGACTagcaccagtcccttgggagatttTTTGTCTCAAATTTCGGGAAGGAAATTGTGATCAActccccccctccccattaCTTGTAGcctcccaagggactggtgccaTTCAAAAATCGACCACATTTTCCTtcctgaaatttgaaataatttgaataacaagttcaaaacatttaaaagattatgagacaaaaaTCACGAAGAGACTCGTGCCGGTCTATTTTGTGAATAAAACGTTCAATTTGTCATCCTTATGACCACTACATTCAACTCCATATCCTCTAAGCGAAACCGTGAATTAATGAGACACTATAATATATGAGCCAACTCCGTatgttaaccccccccccccaagaaaaaTACCCACAAAAGCCACTTGAAATTCAGCTCACAAGATTGtaaattacatattattttgtgttgaaaAGAATAATGTACTGCTAAATTAAGTCTCGTATAAATATTATTCTACGCGATTGATAACATTCGaagacaaattacacatttcagccaaaataatgtattgaattgtaTGTATGGGAGAATGGGACTGAATCATAACAACTTGTTATGTTGTTTACCTACACAAATATAAAACCCATCAATACTAGATAAATACAGTATGAAATTACTTTTTCTTCTTTACAGGTCCTCCAGTTGTGGTTAATACCAATCTTCGTATCGTTGCTGGCTTTAGTACTGTTGCAGCTACAATGGTAAAGTAGTTGTATCTGATCACAATGTGTGTTGCATCTCACCTTTATGGATAATGTTCATGTTTTGCTCTTTGTCAAGTCCAGAGCGTCAGTTTGCAACTATTCATTCGTTCAAGACATAATATTTCCATTACACCAGTAATATAGCTTCACTGTTATTTTCAATCACTTATTTACTTCCAAATTTTGGTAAGTACCTTAAATAGAAAGGATACCTTGATATTTCACCATATTTTATAGGCCTTTCTAGGAAACTTGCATTGAAAATATTGTCAACTGCTAGTATTATTGTAAAATACCACTAATATAAACAGTCGACAATGCATTTAATGAAAATTGCCAAGCATGGCCTATAAAATCACTTCTGCCTAAGTTTAGATCAATGCCAGCTCCATCATACTGATAAGTGAATCAAACTAacgcattttatctcatttaacAGCCAGgtttttattaaacatagtgaattcacacCACAAGTATTGCTTCTCTTTAACTGCCATTTTAGGGTAGTGAATATTTGCTTATATTCGACCTCCACCCCTTAACCAAGCTGTTTCACATACAAACGTAGGAAAGGGAAGTACTTTTACTGATCTTTATAATCAACCAAGACTTGCCATGGAATACAATCAGTCGAGATAGCTTTTCAGTGTAAACAGAACGAGTTTATCATACTAACATATATATTAACTTACATATACCAATATGATGTACTAAAACTCGATAACAAATGGTACTGATGTTGTTGCCTTGCATTCACCTTGCCACTCTTTACCTCGACGAACCTTTTCAAATCACTGAATGATCTGATTAAATAATGCAGATTACTCAAAATCTTGTGCATCcatataatataatgttgtgTTGTGGAACACTATTAGCTTTCTTCTATAAATGATTTTAAATTTAACATAACAAAAATGACctttagtttaaaaaaaaaacgaacaAATAAATTATACGATGAGGTCTATCAAACTAACTCGATGGAGGTCTGAAAAGAAATGTGAAATGGTACTCAATGCAATACTTCTTGATGTGTTTTCCTTTAGGATTATAACCTGATGGTTTTCATTAGACAACGATGGAACGATCCAAGACTTCAATACAATGGAACATCTGGACGTAGCCTAAGTGTTAGTCCTTCATTGGCTAATAAAATATGGGTCCCTGACATGTTCTTCATTAACGAAAAAAGTGGCAAATTGCATGATCTGACAGTGAAAAATGAAGCGTTGAGGATCTATCCAAGGGGAGACATTCTACTCAGCATGAGGTCAGTGAAACAATGAAATAACGACATCAAATATTTCGTAAAAAGTGGTATTGAGCATTAGTGTTGATCAACAATAATAGAAcattaattatcatatatttttgtCTCATATCACATTTGAACAATCGCGATCGCAAGTCTTGATAAAATGGGACTGTTACTGTCATTTGTAAACTAAACTTGTTCAAAGACAGTTTTTGTACATTATGCATGATCGATAGAAACGTAGTAGGTGTACACATGATATTGAGTGTAAATAAACAGCAAAGTATTGGTTAACTGAGAAAAGTAAACATTTGCATTTCTTTTTCAATCTTCTTTCTTACAGACTTAGCCTTACACTAGCCTGCAATATGGATCTCAGAAAATATCCCATGGATGTACAACTCTGTCATCTGACTATGGAAAGCTGTAAGTCAAATCGTGTTCTTCATCAATGAACATTTAAGCCTTTCTTGTCGCACAAAATAGCTTGTTTAGAAAAATCCAAAACAACAGTTATCTGATAAAATCTGTATTTGTCATTATGTTTACTTTAGATTTATAACCCATATTGATATATACGACTAACACATATTGTGTCAAGAGGCTAGGGATGATAGCTGCAAAGAGAAGAAcaatacacacacgcacatacacacacatacatacatacatacatacatacatacatacatacatacatacatacatacatacatacatacatacatacatacattcataacccATCTACCAAAAATAATCTGTGTACTCTTTAGCAGTCACTGTCATAGTCTTAAAACTTTCTGACCTTAGAATTAGCCATTCCATGTGTAGGTGGATCTTACGTTCTCTCTATGATAGGCCACAGATTGTTAAAATTAATAGCAATGTATCTTCTACATTAGTTCTTAATATAGGAGCTCCTCAGGGTTGTGTCCTAATAAGTCCTTTACTGTACTCCTTTTTCACCTATGACTGTACTCCCTTGTATGACGAAAACTTACTTGTAAAGTTTGCCAATGACACCACAGCCATAGGTTTAATTACTGATAATGACGAGTCTGCGTATAGGAGTAAAATTGCAAATTTGGCAAACTGGTGTAGTGTCAACAATCTTGAACTGAATATGAACAAAACCAAAGAAGTAATCATCAATTTTAGGGAGGGCAATATGAATCATGCTACGATTAACATCAATGATAGAACAGTTGAAATTGTTTCTATATTTAAGTTTCTAGGCATTCAACTTTCAAATCGTTTGTTTTGGCAAACTAATACTGATTTCCTGGTAAAGAAGGCACAACAACGTCTATTATTTCTGAGGCGTTTGAAGAAAATTGGCATGAGTATTCCATTCTAGTCAACTTTTATCGCAATTTTATACAGAGTATTTTAACATATGCTATCACAGTCTGGTTCAATAATATATCCAAGGATGAATTGAATACACTTGAGCGGGTTGTGCGGACAGCACAAAGAATCGTTGACACAGAATTGCCATCATTCCATTCAATTTATAAGTCACGTACTATGCACAAAGCAAAAACCATTTTTCAGGATTCTAGCCACCCAGCACATGATTTCTTTAAACTTTTACACTCTGGTAGGCGGTATAGGACCATCAGAACAAGAACAGAACGTTTTAAGAAGAGTTTTTATCCATCTGCGATCCGTATTTTAAACCGAACATAGACATATACCGCTTGTTTTAATAAAACCTGTCTTAATATTGTTTTTAGTATcgtgtgtgttttattgtctgTTGTGTCATTCTTTCATATTCTTAGTTTTATTTCCGCTTTGCTTTTTTATGAGCTCatgtgaaaaatcaatttccaatgctttgTTAGCATATggcaaataaagttattattgcacgctcgcacgcacgcacgcacgcgtgCATGCATATACGTACACACGcacgctcgctctctctctctcgctcacCAACCAATCCACATGTTATAATATTACGAAAAAAGAGAGGACACGATTAAACCGAATGAATATGTGTaacaataacataaataaaatacacgATACATGCATTAAATCACACAATCTAACTTCTGTATGAATGTGTATTTTCCCACCAGACGGGTATCGTACAAAAGACATGATAATGACATGGACAAAAACGGATCCTGTTGAAATAGACGAATCCATCGAGATTGCCGAATTCAAAGATCCAACTTTCAAGACAATAGCATttaacaaaacatacacaacaggtGGGTGCTTATGTATAAATTTGACATGTACTTACGATTTTCCTCTTTCAACCCCTGCGATCCTGGTCAAGTGTAAATCATCATGATCGACATGATCACATGACCTTAccaatgttatcattattattttattgcAGGTAACTTCAGTGCTCTGAGGGCTTATTTTCTACTACGTCGTATTTATGACTATCACCTCATTCAAACATTTATCCCCACTGCCGTCTACGTCATCATTTCCTGGTTATCCTTCTGGATCAATCCTGAAGCAGCGCCCGCTAGAGTTGCCCTTGGTATAACaactgtacttacagtgacgTCACAAGGTACTGGCGTTAGAAATGGATTACCCAGTGTTGCCTATGTCAAGGTAATTAATATTACATCAGAAGTAATGAGTGATCGATAATGACAAGATATGTTAAGACAGATTCAGTCGTATTCAATTAAATCTATATGTATAACAGATACATTAAGTTGTCATAGTTAAACAGATaattatgagagagagagagagagagagatagagagggagggggagagggggagggagagagataAGGCTTATAGTattgcgtgcgtgtgtgtgtgtgtgtgtgtgtgtgtgtgtgtttgtatgatAGATTTCACTACATGGTAATGAATGCTGTTTTGTTATGACTTCTCTGAAAGAATGCCACCATATTGCACAATGTCGTAAAAAGACATTGATTACTTGTCACATTTGGACAATCTGTATAATGTGTAATGCCAAAAAAAATCAAGTTTAGTGACTTTAGCAAGTCAAACTTTTACATCCTACCGCTGTCCCCAATTACATATTTTCGAGTGAACGTATGTAAAAACACTAGAATTGgctatctttctttctttctttataaaACTACATTTAGCGCCATTTACCAAGAGAAATCATGGTGGTATCAGTACATAAACGTAGTGTCAAACATGATGATGCATTTACATGgtatttcattttcaactgTAGGTTATTGATGTATGGATGACAATGTGCCTTGGGTTTGTCTTTGCTGCCCTTATTGAGTATGCTCTAGTCAACTATCTTTTAACTGAGGGGAAAAGAAGAAAAGAGCTTGCCAAGAATGCAGAAAAGGAAAAGGTGACAATTCAATTAATGTTTCCATGTGTACTGGATATCTCCAATCAGCATGCAAATGTTGTACCTGGACACTCGTAGGATAAATCAttcttgttattgttttttacattttataacatCAAAGCAACTTCAATGTAAATCTTTTGAATCAGAAATGTCTCctaaattgttttgaaaattgaagtCAAACGTTATAACTCACGTGGCAATTAAATATAGTAATAATTTGCAGAAAATATTTTACTCgcacaactatatatatattattaatttcTTTGGAGACAGAAATCTGGTGAAGGTGGAATAGAGAAGATGGAAGTTGAAAGTCCGGAAAATGGAAAGAGTGAAGAAGGAGACGAAAGCAAAGTTTATTTTCTTGCAACATGGCTGGTTACCCATGTACGCCCGGTAACTGTTGAGAAGGTTTCGAGGATTGCATTTCCTGTTGCTTTTCTTATCTTTAACATATTATACTGGCCTATATCGTTCTCCAACTACTATGATAATCTTCTTACCGAGATCGATGATTAAACATGGCTTAATTGACGGCAACACAGTCAATCATAAGCCAAAATCTGGATTGTTTCCAACTTTTGTAGCTTTAAGTGAACGCTGTTTGCTGTAGATAATTTACTCATGAAGAGGACACAGTCCTAATAGTATATTGTTCCTTGTTTATCACAGATTTTTTAAAACCCATGTAGTGATATAAGTAGTGTTTCTCCAAGAAACAAATGTGACCATGGAAACATGTCACATTCTGAACTATGTCCCCCTAATACCTGTACTTAAAATTAGAAACCACTCCCACCGCATAGTTTTCTATGTTACCATCATGTGAAAATAGAGTATGCGTGTTTGAACAGAGGATCGAGTGTATTTCAATTCAATGAAATCTGTAAAGCACACATAAATAATTCTTGCCAGTAACATAACTGAGCATAGGAGTACTTATAATGTAACAGCGACTGCCATACTTTGATAGTACATTTCCAGTACACACGCTGGGTGTCTCTATTTGGTTACTCTGGCTACACATATAGTCATTAGGGAGAATTATGTTGAATGTGTggcaaaaatgaaaaattctgaTTCACATCTCATTGTGAAAATTGGTCAGTTGTATGCCGGGGGGGGGCAATACTCTCTGAGACTCGCAGTTTGTTCGCCAGCAACAGATGTTTCTCCATATTAATTGCCCTATCCCTTTGTTGGCAAGTTTGTGCAGTTTATTTAATATTCAAGATTTAAAAACCTGCTTAATGCATGAGTAGTGATTACATGAGGGTGGGAAGGAACTGGGGGCAGATGgaattttgatgaaatgtttCTATTAAGCTAGACCACCAATGGTATTCATGCAAGTCTTCCATCGAAACTTCAACCTTTCTCGGGGAAAAGACTTTGAGAAAGAATATACTAACTTTTTACAACTTAATATACTAACGTTTTACAAATCGTAGATGTTTCAAACATACTTTTTGTTATGAAATATGGAAACTGTGctgtattttttaaacatttgttATACAAATTACCTGACGGT
This portion of the Glandiceps talaboti chromosome 7, keGlaTala1.1, whole genome shotgun sequence genome encodes:
- the LOC144437412 gene encoding glycine receptor subunit alpha-2-like isoform X1, whose amino-acid sequence is MGISDHSFSLFLACVVLSSTLLTKTAVAGNYLSRFERDVQSTTEAGMSTTAWIDDESPIGDGEKILDSELTKVLDSIINKSDMRIRPNAQGPPVVVNTNLRIVAGFSTVAATMDYNLMVFIRQRWNDPRLQYNGTSGRSLSVSPSLANKIWVPDMFFINEKSGKLHDLTVKNEALRIYPRGDILLSMRLSLTLACNMDLRKYPMDVQLCHLTMESYGYRTKDMIMTWTKTDPVEIDESIEIAEFKDPTFKTIAFNKTYTTGNFSALRAYFLLRRIYDYHLIQTFIPTAVYVIISWLSFWINPEAAPARVALGITTVLTVTSQGTGVRNGLPSVAYVKVIDVWMTMCLGFVFAALIEYALVNYLLTEGKRRKELAKNAEKEKKSGEGGIEKMEVESPENGKSEEGDESKVYFLATWLVTHVRPVTVEKVSRIAFPVAFLIFNILYWPISFSNYYDNLLTEIDD
- the LOC144437412 gene encoding glycine receptor subunit alpha-2-like isoform X2 encodes the protein MGISDHSFSLFLACVVLSSTLLTKTAVAGNYLRFERDVQSTTEAGMSTTAWIDDESPIGDGEKILDSELTKVLDSIINKSDMRIRPNAQGPPVVVNTNLRIVAGFSTVAATMDYNLMVFIRQRWNDPRLQYNGTSGRSLSVSPSLANKIWVPDMFFINEKSGKLHDLTVKNEALRIYPRGDILLSMRLSLTLACNMDLRKYPMDVQLCHLTMESYGYRTKDMIMTWTKTDPVEIDESIEIAEFKDPTFKTIAFNKTYTTGNFSALRAYFLLRRIYDYHLIQTFIPTAVYVIISWLSFWINPEAAPARVALGITTVLTVTSQGTGVRNGLPSVAYVKVIDVWMTMCLGFVFAALIEYALVNYLLTEGKRRKELAKNAEKEKKSGEGGIEKMEVESPENGKSEEGDESKVYFLATWLVTHVRPVTVEKVSRIAFPVAFLIFNILYWPISFSNYYDNLLTEIDD